One Siniperca chuatsi isolate FFG_IHB_CAS linkage group LG8, ASM2008510v1, whole genome shotgun sequence DNA segment encodes these proteins:
- the wfs1b gene encoding wolframin isoform X2, whose protein sequence is MEPSLTGNPATPRLSPSSPSTLRPGLSSSSSSSTTTAPTSDRPKPKLTMPTPPTTPSSSPSPRTSPGLSSRSSSLSTPPSSPLHQPIRSPSQVGRSQLNAASTGNPPSGSTAGAAARAPQPPPTPEPEPEEEVSFEDLEESAKSGDAKAQTKMGRYFLALAEERDEELNNCTAVTWLIQAAKQGRKDAVKLLQQCLASRKGITLENFEEVKKLCTETRFERGVRKAALLMYWKLNPERKKSVAVSEMLENVEHVHTEPGTPVSPGPLNSSAKKQRRVLESMVTSEASSHVGLDDFVEMTKKYAQGIAPSPVMAAAGDNDEDDDDVVVKNPDELPLHQKLLKFPLYALLEIKEHLIDWASRAGMQWLSTLIPMHHVNALIFFFIISNLTIEFFIFLIPLLVFYLSFFSMVICTLRVFQNSKAWEHFRALTDLLAHFEPGIDLEQAETNFGWTHLEPYLYFLLSVVFVVFSFPVADKSWIPCSELAAVAFFFTVTAFLSLHASAQLFARKALLTEVLSGACSLTHLLPDSFWFLRVFGMTFITVPLGDIVVLNLGMPCLLYGHLFYLFFRMAQLRGFKGTYLCLVPYLVCFTWCELCLVLLNNATAIGLIRTCVGYFLFLFALPILSLGLAAMLIIQLLQWFLALELTKMVVTLTVCFVPVVLRLWTRFSLNPIVVFRSLSRSNIVKLILVWLSAVVLFCWMYVYRSEGMKVYNSTLTWPEYSNLCGPLAWKESNMAQTQILCSHLEGHRVTWTGRFKYVRVTDIENGPHSVINLLPVFMGNWMRCLYGEPYPLCEEVKNVTAEPQPQPAPAPPPEDPLCKLKKLAKHECHIKRFDHYKFEVTMGMPLERKTRNGTIIEDEDATKDIVLRASNEFKSVLLHLKTGSLVEFSTILEGRLGSKWPVFELKAIHCMSCANARVPSSRQYKIEHDWRRTAQYALQFGFDFFFHPFLTVQLEQHSESETETVTQEGG, encoded by the exons ATGGAACCATCACTGACCGGCAACCCAGCCACCCCAAGACTCAGCCCCTCATCTCCCTCCACCCTGAGGCCAGGCCTTTCCTCTTCCAGCTCATCTTCAACCACAACCGCACCAACTTCAGACCGCCCTAAGCCTAAACTAACCATGCCAACACCTCCAACCACACCCTCATCTTCTCCCTCCCCTCGGACTTCTCCAGGTCTCTCCTCCcgttcttcctccctctccacgCCGCCTTCTTCCCCTCTCCACCAGCCCATCAGGAGCCCCTCTCAGGTGGGCAGATCTCAGCTTAATGCAGCCTCTACAGGGAATCCCCCAAGTGGATCCACAGCTGGAGCTGCTGCCAGGGCTCCACAGCCTCCTCCCACACCTGAACCAG AGCCAGAGGAGGAGGTCAGTTTTGAGGATCTGGAGGAAAGCGCAAAGTCAGGAGATGCTAAAGCACAGACCAAG atgGGACGTTACTTCCTGGCACTGGCAGAAGAAAGGGATGAGGAGCTGAACAACTGTACAGCGGTCACTTGGCTCATCCAGGCTGCTAAACAAGGCCGCAAGGACGCTGTCAAACTGCTGCAGCAGTGCTTAGCCTCCAGGAAAG GCATCACTCTGGAGAACTttgaggaggtgaagaagttgTGTACAGAGACGCGCTTTGAGAGAGGAGTTAGGAAAGCAGCTCTGCTAATGTACTGGAAGTTGAACCCGGAGAGGAAGAAGTCAGTGGCTGTTTCTGAGATGCTAGAGAACGTTGAACATGTCCACACAGAGCCAG GCACACCAGTCTCACCGGGCCCACTAAACAGCTCTGCCAAGAAACAGAGGAGAGTCCTGGAGTCTATGGTCACCAGTGAGG CCAGCTCACATGTGGGTCTGGACGACTTTGTTGAGATGACTAAGAAGTATGCTCAGGGTATTGCACCTTCACCAGTCATGGCTGCAGCAGGAGATAACGACGAAGACGATGATGATGTAGTAGTGAAGAATCCAGATGAATTGCCCTTACACCAAAAG CTGCTGAAGTTCCCTCTGTACGCTTTGCTGGAGATCAAGGAGCACCTCATCGACTGGGCGTCACGCGCTGGCATGCAGTGGCTCAGCACCCTGATCCCCATGCACCACGTCAACGCACTTATCTTCTTCTTTATCATCTCTAACCTCACAATCGagttcttcatcttcctcatccCACTGCTGGTTTTCTACCTCTCATTCTTCTCCATGGTCATCTGCACACTGCGGGTATTTCAG AATTCAAAAGCATGGGAACATTTTCGTGCCCTGACAGACCTGCTGGCTCACTTTGAACCTGGTATTGATCTGGAGCAGGCTGAGACCAACTTTGGATGGACACACTTGGAGCCTTATCT GTATTTCCTGCTCTCAGTGGTCTTTGTGGTTTTCTCCTTCCCTGTTGCTGATAAATCCTGGATCCCCTGCTCAGAGCTGGCTGCTGTCGCTTTCTTCTTCACCGTCACCGCCTTCCTCAGCCTTCATGCCTCTGCTCAGCTCTTCGCTCGTAAAGCCCTCCTCACAGAGGTCCTCTCCGGAGCTTGTTCCCTCACTCACCTCCTGCCAGACTCCTTCTGGTTCCTCAGGGTCTTTGGGATGACGTTCATCACTGTGCCTCTAGGGGACATTGTGGTGTTGAACCTGGGGATGCCATGTCTGCTATATGGACACCTTTTCTATCTCTTCTTCCGTATGGCCCAGCTGAGAGGCTTCAAGGGCACCTACCTGTGCCTGGTGCCCTACCTGGTTTGCTTCACCTGGTGTGAGCTCTGCTTGGTGCTCCTTAATAACGCCACTGCAATAGGACTCATCCGCACCTGCGTTGGctacttcctcttcctgttcgCCCTTCCTATACTCTCTCTGGGCCTGGCTGCAATGCTCATCATCCAGTTACTGCAGTGGTTTCTCGCCCTGGAGCTGACCAAGATGGTGGTCACACTGACAGTTTGCTTCGTGCCAGTAGTGTTGAGGCTTTGGACCCGCTTCAGCCTCAACCCCATTGTGGTTTTTCGGTCTTTGTCACGGAGCAACATTGTCAAGCTCATCCTGGTGTGGCTCAGTGCGGTGGTGCTCTTCTGCTGGATGTACGTCTACAGGTCTGAAGGCATGAAGGTTTATAACTCCACCCTGACGTGGCCCGAGTACAGCAACCTCTGCGGCCCTCTGGCCTGGAAAGAGTCCAACATGGCCCAAACCCAGATTCTATGCTCTCATCTCGAAGGACATCGTGTCACCTGGACTGGACGCTTCAAATACGTCCGTGTGACCGACATTGAGAACGGGCCGCATTCGGTTATCAACCTGCTGCCTGTATTTATGGGGAACTGGATGAGGTGCCTGTATGGTGAGCCGTATCCTTTGTGTGAGGAGGTGAAAAATGTCACAGCTGAGCCCCAGCCCCAGCCTGCCCCGGCTCCTCCACCAGAAGATCCCCTCTGCAAACTTAAAAAACTAGCCAAGCACGAATGCCACATCAAACGCTTTGATCACTACAAATTCGAAGTCACGATGGGCATGCCGCTGGAGAGGAAGACCCGGAACGGGACGATCATAGAGGACGAAGACGCGACTAAGGACATAGTTCTGCGGGCTAGTAATGAGTTCAAGTCTGTGCTTTTACACTTAAAAACAGGAAGCCTGGTGGAGTTTAGCACCATACTGGAGGGTCGTTTAGGCTCCAAATGGCCCGTGTTTGAACTGAAAGCCATTCACTGCATGTCGTGCGCCAATGCCCGCGTGCCCAGCAGCAGGCAGTACAAGATTGAACACGACTGGAGGCGCACAGCTCAGTATGCCCTGCAGTTTGGTTTTGACTTCTTCTTCCACCCCTTCCTGACCGTTCAGCTAGAGCAACACTCAGAGAGTGAAACAGAGACTGTGACCCAGGAGGGGgggtag
- the wfs1b gene encoding wolframin isoform X1 produces the protein MEPSLTGNPATPRLSPSSPSTLRPGLSSSSSSSTTTAPTSDRPKPKLTMPTPPTTPSSSPSPRTSPGLSSRSSSLSTPPSSPLHQPIRSPSQVGRSQLNAASTGNPPSGSTAGAAARAPQPPPTPEPEEPEEEVSFEDLEESAKSGDAKAQTKMGRYFLALAEERDEELNNCTAVTWLIQAAKQGRKDAVKLLQQCLASRKGITLENFEEVKKLCTETRFERGVRKAALLMYWKLNPERKKSVAVSEMLENVEHVHTEPGTPVSPGPLNSSAKKQRRVLESMVTSEASSHVGLDDFVEMTKKYAQGIAPSPVMAAAGDNDEDDDDVVVKNPDELPLHQKLLKFPLYALLEIKEHLIDWASRAGMQWLSTLIPMHHVNALIFFFIISNLTIEFFIFLIPLLVFYLSFFSMVICTLRVFQNSKAWEHFRALTDLLAHFEPGIDLEQAETNFGWTHLEPYLYFLLSVVFVVFSFPVADKSWIPCSELAAVAFFFTVTAFLSLHASAQLFARKALLTEVLSGACSLTHLLPDSFWFLRVFGMTFITVPLGDIVVLNLGMPCLLYGHLFYLFFRMAQLRGFKGTYLCLVPYLVCFTWCELCLVLLNNATAIGLIRTCVGYFLFLFALPILSLGLAAMLIIQLLQWFLALELTKMVVTLTVCFVPVVLRLWTRFSLNPIVVFRSLSRSNIVKLILVWLSAVVLFCWMYVYRSEGMKVYNSTLTWPEYSNLCGPLAWKESNMAQTQILCSHLEGHRVTWTGRFKYVRVTDIENGPHSVINLLPVFMGNWMRCLYGEPYPLCEEVKNVTAEPQPQPAPAPPPEDPLCKLKKLAKHECHIKRFDHYKFEVTMGMPLERKTRNGTIIEDEDATKDIVLRASNEFKSVLLHLKTGSLVEFSTILEGRLGSKWPVFELKAIHCMSCANARVPSSRQYKIEHDWRRTAQYALQFGFDFFFHPFLTVQLEQHSESETETVTQEGG, from the exons ATGGAACCATCACTGACCGGCAACCCAGCCACCCCAAGACTCAGCCCCTCATCTCCCTCCACCCTGAGGCCAGGCCTTTCCTCTTCCAGCTCATCTTCAACCACAACCGCACCAACTTCAGACCGCCCTAAGCCTAAACTAACCATGCCAACACCTCCAACCACACCCTCATCTTCTCCCTCCCCTCGGACTTCTCCAGGTCTCTCCTCCcgttcttcctccctctccacgCCGCCTTCTTCCCCTCTCCACCAGCCCATCAGGAGCCCCTCTCAGGTGGGCAGATCTCAGCTTAATGCAGCCTCTACAGGGAATCCCCCAAGTGGATCCACAGCTGGAGCTGCTGCCAGGGCTCCACAGCCTCCTCCCACACCTGAACCAG aAGAGCCAGAGGAGGAGGTCAGTTTTGAGGATCTGGAGGAAAGCGCAAAGTCAGGAGATGCTAAAGCACAGACCAAG atgGGACGTTACTTCCTGGCACTGGCAGAAGAAAGGGATGAGGAGCTGAACAACTGTACAGCGGTCACTTGGCTCATCCAGGCTGCTAAACAAGGCCGCAAGGACGCTGTCAAACTGCTGCAGCAGTGCTTAGCCTCCAGGAAAG GCATCACTCTGGAGAACTttgaggaggtgaagaagttgTGTACAGAGACGCGCTTTGAGAGAGGAGTTAGGAAAGCAGCTCTGCTAATGTACTGGAAGTTGAACCCGGAGAGGAAGAAGTCAGTGGCTGTTTCTGAGATGCTAGAGAACGTTGAACATGTCCACACAGAGCCAG GCACACCAGTCTCACCGGGCCCACTAAACAGCTCTGCCAAGAAACAGAGGAGAGTCCTGGAGTCTATGGTCACCAGTGAGG CCAGCTCACATGTGGGTCTGGACGACTTTGTTGAGATGACTAAGAAGTATGCTCAGGGTATTGCACCTTCACCAGTCATGGCTGCAGCAGGAGATAACGACGAAGACGATGATGATGTAGTAGTGAAGAATCCAGATGAATTGCCCTTACACCAAAAG CTGCTGAAGTTCCCTCTGTACGCTTTGCTGGAGATCAAGGAGCACCTCATCGACTGGGCGTCACGCGCTGGCATGCAGTGGCTCAGCACCCTGATCCCCATGCACCACGTCAACGCACTTATCTTCTTCTTTATCATCTCTAACCTCACAATCGagttcttcatcttcctcatccCACTGCTGGTTTTCTACCTCTCATTCTTCTCCATGGTCATCTGCACACTGCGGGTATTTCAG AATTCAAAAGCATGGGAACATTTTCGTGCCCTGACAGACCTGCTGGCTCACTTTGAACCTGGTATTGATCTGGAGCAGGCTGAGACCAACTTTGGATGGACACACTTGGAGCCTTATCT GTATTTCCTGCTCTCAGTGGTCTTTGTGGTTTTCTCCTTCCCTGTTGCTGATAAATCCTGGATCCCCTGCTCAGAGCTGGCTGCTGTCGCTTTCTTCTTCACCGTCACCGCCTTCCTCAGCCTTCATGCCTCTGCTCAGCTCTTCGCTCGTAAAGCCCTCCTCACAGAGGTCCTCTCCGGAGCTTGTTCCCTCACTCACCTCCTGCCAGACTCCTTCTGGTTCCTCAGGGTCTTTGGGATGACGTTCATCACTGTGCCTCTAGGGGACATTGTGGTGTTGAACCTGGGGATGCCATGTCTGCTATATGGACACCTTTTCTATCTCTTCTTCCGTATGGCCCAGCTGAGAGGCTTCAAGGGCACCTACCTGTGCCTGGTGCCCTACCTGGTTTGCTTCACCTGGTGTGAGCTCTGCTTGGTGCTCCTTAATAACGCCACTGCAATAGGACTCATCCGCACCTGCGTTGGctacttcctcttcctgttcgCCCTTCCTATACTCTCTCTGGGCCTGGCTGCAATGCTCATCATCCAGTTACTGCAGTGGTTTCTCGCCCTGGAGCTGACCAAGATGGTGGTCACACTGACAGTTTGCTTCGTGCCAGTAGTGTTGAGGCTTTGGACCCGCTTCAGCCTCAACCCCATTGTGGTTTTTCGGTCTTTGTCACGGAGCAACATTGTCAAGCTCATCCTGGTGTGGCTCAGTGCGGTGGTGCTCTTCTGCTGGATGTACGTCTACAGGTCTGAAGGCATGAAGGTTTATAACTCCACCCTGACGTGGCCCGAGTACAGCAACCTCTGCGGCCCTCTGGCCTGGAAAGAGTCCAACATGGCCCAAACCCAGATTCTATGCTCTCATCTCGAAGGACATCGTGTCACCTGGACTGGACGCTTCAAATACGTCCGTGTGACCGACATTGAGAACGGGCCGCATTCGGTTATCAACCTGCTGCCTGTATTTATGGGGAACTGGATGAGGTGCCTGTATGGTGAGCCGTATCCTTTGTGTGAGGAGGTGAAAAATGTCACAGCTGAGCCCCAGCCCCAGCCTGCCCCGGCTCCTCCACCAGAAGATCCCCTCTGCAAACTTAAAAAACTAGCCAAGCACGAATGCCACATCAAACGCTTTGATCACTACAAATTCGAAGTCACGATGGGCATGCCGCTGGAGAGGAAGACCCGGAACGGGACGATCATAGAGGACGAAGACGCGACTAAGGACATAGTTCTGCGGGCTAGTAATGAGTTCAAGTCTGTGCTTTTACACTTAAAAACAGGAAGCCTGGTGGAGTTTAGCACCATACTGGAGGGTCGTTTAGGCTCCAAATGGCCCGTGTTTGAACTGAAAGCCATTCACTGCATGTCGTGCGCCAATGCCCGCGTGCCCAGCAGCAGGCAGTACAAGATTGAACACGACTGGAGGCGCACAGCTCAGTATGCCCTGCAGTTTGGTTTTGACTTCTTCTTCCACCCCTTCCTGACCGTTCAGCTAGAGCAACACTCAGAGAGTGAAACAGAGACTGTGACCCAGGAGGGGgggtag